A window of the Isosphaera pallida ATCC 43644 genome harbors these coding sequences:
- a CDS encoding glycosyltransferase family 4 protein, with protein MKILILSRRFPPLIGGAERVCAALADALARQGARVTVLTERPRNLDAERCQTQANGTASPPPSHEPGQPGVRAEVVRLASSPRRFIGTWRYLRALRREIDRRAARGEVDLIYVSMLKHDAFVAVGRGRVWNLPVVLRPEGAGATGDLAWQAWGRFGRTIGRRCRQADAIVTISPAIRAELLAAGYDPSRLHDLPNGVPLPDPAAWVRPRDPDHSQRPLRAAYIGRLAPEKGLDDLLRAWAIVRRSHPQALLTLVGEGPQRPALERLRDDLGLGDAVSLPGATHRPEALFATLDLFVLPSYEEGMSIALLEAMAHAAPIVASDIPGNRLLIDSGRHGLLAPVHDPPGLARALIDLIDDPLRAHTLGRAARERVAAAFSIDQTAQAHLDLFQRLLRGKPRDGVRDAVPSA; from the coding sequence ATGAAGATCCTGATACTTTCCCGGCGTTTTCCTCCACTCATCGGGGGGGCCGAGCGGGTCTGCGCTGCGCTGGCCGATGCCCTGGCGCGCCAAGGGGCGCGGGTCACCGTGTTGACCGAGCGTCCTCGGAATCTCGACGCCGAGCGTTGCCAAACCCAAGCCAACGGGACCGCGTCTCCTCCGCCCTCTCACGAGCCGGGCCAACCCGGCGTGCGGGCCGAGGTGGTCCGTCTGGCCTCCTCCCCGCGCCGCTTTATCGGCACCTGGCGCTACCTTCGCGCCCTACGTCGGGAGATCGACCGCCGCGCAGCCCGCGGCGAAGTCGATCTCATCTATGTGTCAATGCTCAAACACGACGCTTTTGTGGCCGTGGGCCGGGGGCGGGTCTGGAACCTCCCTGTGGTGTTGCGCCCTGAGGGGGCCGGCGCGACTGGCGATCTCGCCTGGCAAGCCTGGGGACGATTCGGGCGAACAATTGGCCGGCGGTGTCGTCAAGCCGACGCAATCGTGACCATCTCGCCCGCGATCCGCGCTGAGTTACTCGCCGCCGGTTATGACCCATCCCGTCTGCACGACCTGCCCAACGGCGTCCCGTTGCCCGACCCTGCCGCCTGGGTTCGCCCCCGCGACCCCGACCATTCCCAGCGCCCGCTACGAGCCGCGTACATCGGGCGGCTCGCTCCCGAAAAAGGACTCGACGATCTACTCCGCGCCTGGGCGATCGTGCGGCGAAGCCATCCCCAGGCCCTTCTGACCCTGGTGGGTGAGGGTCCGCAACGCCCCGCGTTGGAACGACTCCGAGACGATCTGGGTCTGGGCGACGCGGTGAGTCTGCCCGGCGCAACCCATCGACCTGAAGCGCTTTTCGCAACCCTTGATCTGTTCGTTTTGCCCTCTTATGAAGAGGGAATGAGCATCGCGTTATTGGAGGCAATGGCCCACGCCGCTCCCATCGTGGCCAGCGACATCCCCGGCAATCGCCTTTTGATCGACTCCGGACGCCACGGCCTGCTCGCTCCTGTCCACGACCCTCCCGGCCTGGCCCGCGCGCTGATCGACCTGATTGACGACCCCCTCCGCGCCCACACCCTGGGCCGCGCCGCTCGCGAGCGAGTCGCCGCGGCCTTCTCGATCGACCAAACCGCCCAGGCGCATTTGGATCTGTTCCAGCGGCTTCTTCGAGGAAAACCACGGGATGGGGTCAGGGATGCGGTCCCATCAGCCTAG
- a CDS encoding DUF4912 domain-containing protein — translation MSLNPLLSRTKRELARMARDRGVVGWHAMRKDELIQVLAARLEIDSESDTLMDLPRLPSSSGSPAPVAAKAQAHGRGSGGGPVSAPRNGATTAASSPSSNTTSSASPTPVNRIFGTTSHATSEATSSSRLAAPTNRTPPITAERDRVITVVRDPYWLHSYWELSRATLERAKAAMGRDWHSSKPILRLMDLTSEDTTAASEKPLRDIEIHGEVNNWYIDVPAPPRSFRVDLGYLARSGRFYVLARSNIVTTPKARMCDQPHRHGRRLGLPTPQELDGDGYPAAMPREFRDALESQRRQQQFSFQGLGTGALPTFGRDFHFEVDAELVVYGVTEPNAKVTLHGEPVKVQPDGTFSVRFSLPDSRQIIPAVAASSDGVEERTIVLAVERNTKALEPMIHDGNDL, via the coding sequence ATGTCGCTCAATCCGTTGCTGTCCCGGACCAAACGAGAACTGGCCCGCATGGCCCGTGATCGTGGCGTGGTCGGTTGGCACGCCATGCGCAAAGATGAACTGATCCAGGTGTTGGCTGCCCGTCTCGAAATCGATTCCGAGTCGGACACCCTGATGGATCTGCCCCGGTTGCCTTCCAGCTCCGGCTCTCCCGCCCCGGTCGCCGCGAAGGCTCAAGCGCATGGTCGAGGCTCCGGCGGCGGCCCGGTCTCAGCGCCCCGAAACGGAGCCACCACTGCCGCATCCTCACCCTCGTCCAACACCACCTCCTCAGCCTCTCCCACGCCTGTCAACCGGATATTCGGCACCACGTCCCACGCCACCTCGGAAGCGACCTCGTCAAGCCGTCTTGCCGCTCCCACCAACCGCACCCCCCCCATCACTGCCGAACGCGACCGGGTCATCACCGTGGTCCGCGACCCCTATTGGCTCCATTCCTACTGGGAACTCTCCCGCGCCACTTTGGAACGCGCCAAGGCGGCGATGGGCCGCGACTGGCACTCCTCTAAGCCGATTCTCCGCCTCATGGACCTCACCAGCGAAGATACCACCGCCGCCAGCGAGAAACCGCTGCGCGACATTGAAATTCACGGCGAGGTCAACAACTGGTATATCGACGTACCCGCCCCCCCTCGCTCGTTCCGGGTTGATCTGGGCTACCTGGCCCGCTCGGGACGGTTCTACGTGCTGGCTCGCTCCAACATCGTGACCACCCCCAAAGCCCGCATGTGCGATCAGCCCCACCGTCACGGGCGGCGGCTGGGCCTGCCCACCCCCCAGGAACTCGACGGCGACGGCTACCCCGCCGCCATGCCCCGCGAATTCCGCGACGCCTTGGAATCCCAACGCCGTCAGCAACAATTCTCGTTCCAGGGACTCGGCACCGGTGCCCTGCCCACCTTCGGCCGCGACTTCCACTTCGAGGTCGACGCCGAACTCGTGGTTTACGGCGTCACCGAACCCAACGCCAAGGTCACCCTGCACGGCGAGCCGGTCAAGGTCCAGCCCGACGGCACCTTCTCGGTTCGCTTCAGCCTGCCTGACTCACGTCAGATCATCCCGGCCGTCGCCGCCAGTTCCGACGGCGTCGAGGAGCGTACTATCGTTTTGGCCGTCGAGCGCAACACCAAAGCGCTCGAACCCATGATCCACGACGGCAACGACCTCTAA
- a CDS encoding DUF6165 family protein produces the protein MAGGLDPRIPVSVGELVDKMTILDLKRERIVDAVKLAHIRDELALLRTIFAEVLPTPPARLAELTAELSRANQAIWDVEEGVRRCEARGDFGPEFIEMARAVYRWNDRRAALKRAINELCGSRIIEEKSHPLEWIALDGQTTA, from the coding sequence ATGGCAGGGGGGCTCGATCCGCGAATTCCGGTCTCGGTGGGGGAACTGGTGGATAAGATGACGATCCTGGACCTCAAACGGGAGCGGATTGTCGATGCGGTCAAACTTGCCCACATCCGCGACGAACTGGCGTTGTTGCGAACCATTTTCGCCGAAGTGCTGCCCACGCCTCCCGCACGCCTAGCTGAACTGACCGCTGAACTAAGCCGGGCCAACCAGGCGATCTGGGATGTCGAGGAAGGGGTCCGCCGTTGCGAGGCGCGGGGCGACTTCGGGCCGGAGTTCATTGAGATGGCTCGGGCCGTTTATCGCTGGAACGATCGTCGCGCTGCGCTCAAGCGGGCCATCAACGAGTTGTGCGGCTCACGCATAATCGAGGAGAAGTCGCACCCTCTGGAGTGGATCGCGCTCGATGGTCAGACGACCGCCTGA
- a CDS encoding sigma-70 family RNA polymerase sigma factor, with amino-acid sequence MLTAEEERELARRVLRGDASARRRMIEANLRLVAMVAARYRGLGLDWEDLVGEGNLGLIRAVSSYDPDRGVRFSTYAAHWIRQTIRVALTTTAATIRLPAHMVTKLALWRRAEARLTRNLGRSPTFEEVADELGWSSSTRLSMKRAMESGRVHHEEPGATEGRGSESRRPIDQAVDPRPEPAWEIERRDELLELRRSLQRLGERERLVLALRYGLGDIAPKPLREVATTLGVTREWVRRIEARALRQLHEEVEPE; translated from the coding sequence TTGTTGACAGCGGAGGAGGAGCGGGAGTTGGCGCGTCGCGTTTTGCGTGGGGACGCCTCAGCGCGTCGGCGGATGATCGAGGCGAACTTGCGGTTGGTGGCGATGGTAGCGGCGCGTTATCGGGGATTGGGGTTGGATTGGGAGGATTTGGTGGGGGAGGGCAATCTTGGTTTGATTCGGGCGGTCTCCAGCTACGACCCGGATCGTGGGGTGCGGTTCAGCACCTACGCGGCTCATTGGATTCGCCAGACCATTCGCGTGGCACTGACGACGACGGCGGCCACGATTCGTCTGCCGGCCCACATGGTCACCAAGTTGGCTCTGTGGCGTCGTGCTGAGGCGCGTTTGACCCGGAACTTGGGGCGTTCGCCGACCTTTGAGGAGGTTGCCGACGAATTAGGTTGGAGTTCCTCAACCCGCCTTAGTATGAAACGGGCGATGGAAAGCGGCCGGGTTCACCACGAGGAGCCGGGGGCGACCGAGGGCAGGGGGAGCGAGTCCCGCCGTCCGATCGATCAGGCGGTCGATCCCCGTCCCGAACCAGCATGGGAAATCGAGCGTCGCGACGAGTTGCTTGAACTTCGGCGGAGTCTTCAGCGGTTGGGGGAACGCGAGCGGTTGGTTTTAGCGCTCCGTTACGGACTGGGGGACATCGCACCCAAACCCTTACGCGAGGTGGCGACCACCCTCGGCGTGACCCGCGAGTGGGTTCGTCGGATCGAGGCTCGCGCTCTGCGTCAGCTCCATGAGGAAGTGGAGCCAGAATGA
- a CDS encoding serine/threonine protein kinase → MMVLEPQSTRFWQEARRHQLMTEDELRACFEAIEPDKRTVEALERRLARKAVERGLLTVWQAQQLIWGRPTLFRVGKYVLLDRIGQGGMGRVYKAKDPSLDRLVALKMMTSDRMTNPRSVERFKREIRAGAQLEHDHIVRIYDGGTAEDGSLFLVMEYIDGPSVGSLIVERGRIEPRQAVRWTYEIALGLEYARLKGLVHRDVHPWNMLINPEGKAKLTDLGLAIHRDDLEGTPEGTGPKPVPVTRDGVTVGNFDYLSPEQARNSHAVDSRSDLYSLGCSLYHMLSGQVPFPVESLAEKLLHHQAREPEPLEDLVPDLPEGLGEVVRTLMRKKRRDRYETPALAAEALVPFLTATRPKRQGPAAGPRVAASINPTASVATRPAPTSTVPLGASDNPLDLGLRIEPEPIARGSSSSGGGSPAPSDGKPAAQSGHAEAFAPSPASATARPEAMAWARSSVNSNKPASPRPVGSWLWAVALTLAAALALGLAILVGGQRLGTNGSNTLKSPTTTTTRTDAKAVGPNTSDAPQAPWRVVTRSRGGELVRDADDLDAAWRLVARAGGRIELWADEVEWVVKEPYLVADNLRIRIQGRDGAANPPRLKLIFAGTPLFRVGDPRARIEFDHLIVETQVESRPPLVENLAAPEVVIIGPGVRFEGRDQRSLLPPPPGFQTTTSHAVESLSSQVVIPERAKRLPKESTPSAGNP, encoded by the coding sequence ATGATGGTTCTCGAACCCCAATCGACTCGGTTCTGGCAGGAGGCTCGGCGTCATCAATTGATGACCGAAGATGAGCTTCGCGCCTGCTTCGAGGCGATCGAGCCGGACAAGCGAACCGTCGAGGCGTTGGAGCGGCGTCTGGCCCGCAAGGCGGTTGAGCGCGGCTTGTTGACGGTCTGGCAGGCTCAGCAGCTGATCTGGGGCCGCCCGACGTTGTTTCGGGTAGGTAAATATGTGCTGTTGGATCGAATCGGCCAGGGCGGTATGGGGCGGGTCTACAAAGCCAAGGATCCCTCGCTTGACCGTTTGGTCGCCCTCAAGATGATGACCTCCGACCGCATGACCAACCCACGCTCGGTGGAGCGGTTCAAACGCGAGATCCGCGCTGGTGCGCAGTTGGAACACGATCACATCGTCCGGATTTACGACGGCGGTACTGCCGAGGATGGCTCGCTGTTTCTGGTGATGGAGTACATCGACGGGCCCAGCGTGGGCAGCCTGATCGTGGAGCGTGGTCGGATCGAACCACGCCAAGCGGTCCGCTGGACCTACGAAATCGCGCTGGGGTTGGAGTACGCCCGGCTTAAGGGCTTGGTCCACCGCGACGTTCACCCCTGGAATATGCTCATCAATCCCGAAGGAAAGGCCAAACTAACCGACCTGGGTCTTGCGATCCACCGCGACGATCTGGAAGGGACCCCGGAGGGCACCGGACCCAAACCGGTCCCGGTCACCCGCGACGGCGTGACTGTGGGCAACTTCGACTACCTTTCTCCTGAACAGGCCCGCAACTCTCACGCCGTCGATTCCCGCAGCGATCTTTACTCCCTGGGATGCTCGCTTTATCACATGCTGAGTGGCCAGGTTCCCTTCCCGGTCGAGAGTCTGGCCGAGAAGCTGCTGCATCATCAAGCCCGCGAACCCGAACCGCTGGAGGATCTGGTTCCCGACCTGCCCGAGGGGCTGGGCGAGGTGGTGCGGACCCTGATGCGCAAGAAGAGACGCGACCGCTACGAAACCCCCGCGTTGGCCGCCGAGGCACTGGTGCCGTTTCTGACGGCGACCAGACCTAAACGCCAAGGCCCCGCTGCGGGTCCCCGCGTGGCCGCATCGATCAACCCGACGGCCTCAGTCGCCACGCGGCCCGCTCCAACATCGACGGTCCCGCTTGGGGCTTCCGATAACCCTCTCGACCTGGGGCTGCGGATCGAACCCGAGCCAATCGCGCGCGGATCCTCCTCGTCTGGCGGCGGCTCACCCGCTCCAAGTGACGGCAAGCCGGCCGCGCAATCGGGCCACGCTGAGGCGTTTGCCCCCTCCCCGGCCTCGGCGACGGCGCGACCGGAGGCAATGGCTTGGGCCAGATCGTCGGTCAACTCCAACAAACCGGCCTCGCCACGACCGGTTGGATCGTGGCTCTGGGCCGTCGCTCTGACACTGGCCGCGGCGTTGGCGCTGGGTCTGGCCATCTTGGTAGGTGGCCAGAGACTCGGCACGAACGGGTCGAATACGTTGAAATCCCCGACAACCACGACAACGCGCACCGATGCCAAGGCGGTTGGTCCCAACACCAGCGACGCTCCCCAAGCGCCCTGGCGGGTCGTGACCCGTTCCCGAGGCGGCGAACTGGTCCGTGATGCCGACGACCTGGACGCTGCTTGGAGACTGGTGGCTCGTGCGGGGGGACGGATCGAACTTTGGGCCGACGAGGTCGAATGGGTGGTCAAAGAACCTTATTTGGTGGCCGACAACCTTCGCATTCGCATCCAGGGACGCGATGGCGCGGCCAACCCGCCCCGCCTCAAACTGATCTTCGCGGGAACCCCGCTGTTTCGCGTGGGCGATCCCCGAGCGCGGATTGAGTTTGATCACCTGATCGTCGAAACCCAGGTCGAATCCCGCCCTCCTTTGGTCGAGAATCTCGCCGCGCCCGAGGTGGTCATTATCGGGCCGGGTGTTCGCTTTGAAGGACGGGACCAACGCTCGTTGCTGCCGCCTCCGCCGGGCTTTCAAACCACCACCTCGCATGCCGTCGAATCCCTTTCCAGCCAGGTTGTCATCCCGGAACGGGCGAAACGCCTTCCGAAGGAGTCAACCCCAAGCGCGGGGAATCCTTAA
- the mqnE gene encoding aminofutalosine synthase MqnE, with protein MTTACDLEPIRRKVEQGERLTVEDGLILEASNDLLALGEMANLVRERYHGNATFYNINTHLNPTNVCVYRCDFCAFRADLDEARAYTMDRSQILERARQAHERGATEIHVVGGLHNKLKFDYYLDVIRWIKEAAPEIHVKAYTAVEIEFFAKIAKLSIKRVLEELIAAGLGSLPGGGAEIFHPEVREQICGAKADTATWFEVHRTAHQLGLRSNCTMLYGHIDRPIHRIDHLVRLRELQDETGGFQTFIPLAFHPDNSRMDEIPKPSGFMDLKTMAISRLMLDNIPHIKAYWVMLGIKIAQVALSFGADDLDGTVVHEKIYHEAGAETPQELHVAEIERLIREAGREPIERDTLYRKIERQNGRWTAGQFIAAPVGKPNLEVLQV; from the coding sequence ATGACGACCGCGTGCGATTTGGAGCCGATCCGGCGGAAAGTGGAGCAAGGCGAACGGCTGACCGTTGAGGATGGTCTGATTCTGGAAGCGTCCAACGACTTGCTCGCGCTGGGTGAAATGGCCAACCTCGTGCGCGAACGCTACCACGGCAACGCCACCTTCTATAACATCAACACCCACCTCAACCCGACCAATGTTTGCGTTTATCGCTGTGACTTTTGCGCCTTCCGCGCCGATCTCGACGAAGCGCGAGCCTACACGATGGATCGCTCCCAGATCCTTGAGCGGGCGCGACAAGCACATGAGCGAGGCGCGACCGAGATTCACGTCGTCGGCGGACTGCACAACAAACTCAAGTTTGACTACTATCTCGACGTGATTCGATGGATTAAAGAGGCCGCACCTGAAATTCATGTCAAGGCATACACGGCCGTTGAGATTGAGTTCTTTGCCAAGATTGCCAAGCTGTCGATCAAGCGGGTCCTAGAGGAACTGATCGCCGCGGGCTTGGGCAGTCTCCCCGGCGGCGGGGCCGAGATTTTCCACCCTGAGGTCCGCGAGCAAATCTGCGGGGCCAAGGCCGACACGGCCACATGGTTCGAGGTCCACCGCACCGCCCACCAACTGGGTCTGCGGTCCAACTGCACCATGCTTTACGGCCACATCGACCGGCCGATCCACCGCATCGACCACCTGGTCCGGCTCCGCGAACTCCAGGACGAAACGGGCGGCTTCCAGACCTTCATTCCTCTGGCGTTCCACCCGGACAACTCGCGGATGGACGAGATTCCTAAGCCCTCCGGCTTCATGGATCTCAAGACGATGGCCATTTCCCGGCTAATGCTGGACAATATCCCACACATCAAAGCCTATTGGGTCATGCTGGGCATCAAGATCGCCCAGGTCGCCCTCTCGTTCGGGGCCGATGACCTGGACGGCACCGTGGTTCATGAGAAGATTTATCACGAGGCCGGAGCCGAAACCCCCCAGGAATTGCATGTCGCCGAAATCGAACGGCTGATCCGCGAGGCCGGCCGCGAGCCGATCGAACGCGATACCCTCTACCGCAAAATCGAACGCCAAAACGGGCGCTGGACCGCCGGCCAGTTCATCGCCGCTCCAGTTGGTAAGCCTAACCTGGAAGTCCTCCAGGTTTGA
- a CDS encoding DUF1501 domain-containing protein, whose product MAGPYLQRKARSTPSAGPSPVAADSRFAEIEYNLNFVNVIGWDTQKQISENSYSRPHQIRDQNLDQALSALMDHLKQRGPLDRAVIVVATKFGRPIEFDSRLSRYTSRGPRHPPTATSTPANTPPSSPITDTPSSTPKIPEIREFDLVFWRSCSRLSRPSANRLPVLPKIGKAI is encoded by the coding sequence GTGGCGGGTCCATACCTACAACGCAAAGCTCGGTCAACGCCGTCGGCTGGCCCGTCGCCTGTCGCAGCCGATAGCCGGTTCGCCGAAATCGAGTACAACCTCAACTTCGTCAACGTCATCGGCTGGGATACTCAAAAGCAAATCTCAGAGAACTCTTATTCAAGGCCTCATCAAATTCGAGATCAGAACCTCGATCAGGCCCTGTCCGCGTTGATGGACCATCTCAAACAACGCGGACCGCTCGACCGCGCCGTGATCGTCGTGGCCACCAAGTTCGGACGGCCGATCGAGTTCGACTCCCGACTGTCACGCTATACATCCCGCGGCCCTCGACATCCCCCTACGGCAACTTCGACGCCAGCAAACACCCCACCCTCCTCACCAATCACGGACACTCCCTCGTCAACGCCCAAGATTCCCGAAATTCGGGAATTCGATTTGGTTTTTTGGCGTTCTTGTTCAAGATTATCCCGTCCATCTGCCAATAGACTCCCTGTACTCCCGAAAATCGGGAAAGCGATTTAA
- the cyaB gene encoding class IV adenylate cyclase, protein MGYEIELKYRVGETEADWPITAVESLGGVLGPPTSHVDRYYNHPCRDFAVSGEAFRMRCEGGLNHLTYKGPKLGGTAKTREEFEIGFASDPASSNAMPLMLERLGFIPIAEVRKTRRQAQLRLDSRTFQIALDRVEGLGAFVEVETFADLPDDLAEAQRAVGDLAARLGLKPEHLEPRSYLRMVLQRTAGQPAVHPPPQRDRS, encoded by the coding sequence ATGGGATACGAAATCGAACTGAAATACCGCGTGGGCGAGACTGAGGCCGACTGGCCGATCACGGCTGTTGAGTCATTAGGGGGGGTGTTGGGTCCGCCCACCTCGCATGTCGATCGCTACTACAATCACCCTTGCCGCGACTTTGCCGTCAGCGGGGAGGCGTTTCGCATGAGATGCGAAGGCGGCCTCAACCATCTGACCTACAAGGGCCCCAAGCTGGGCGGGACCGCCAAAACCCGCGAGGAGTTCGAGATCGGCTTCGCTTCCGACCCCGCTTCCTCCAACGCTATGCCTTTGATGCTGGAACGGTTGGGGTTCATCCCAATCGCTGAAGTCCGCAAGACCCGCCGTCAAGCCCAGCTCCGGCTCGACAGCCGCACGTTCCAGATCGCCCTGGACCGGGTGGAGGGTCTGGGCGCGTTCGTGGAAGTCGAAACCTTCGCCGATCTGCCCGATGACCTCGCCGAGGCTCAACGCGCCGTTGGCGACCTGGCCGCCCGTCTCGGTCTCAAACCAGAACATCTGGAGCCCCGCTCCTACCTCCGCATGGTCCTCCAACGAACCGCGGGCCAACCCGCGGTTCATCCCCCGCCGCAACGCGACCGTTCTTGA
- a CDS encoding S9 family peptidase translates to MLRKKIELQNPFRVERVGWRVVTVALAAALTLVGGVWNTFPAWGEGLTPQQVARLKLATGVVVSPDGGTVAYSLANPRIPGVDEDGPAFSHLWVADVQGTDKPRPFITGQASVSSLSWTPDGKGIAHLARRGGDTKTALYVIPIDGGEARKLFEAETDLSGYAFSADGRQLAFLSKTPTPKQVEDRRNQGFVQEVYEDGLLPTRVGVVTMEPDGIINAKARYLDLDGSASELHWSPVAGDSRLVVALAPTPTVDDDYMARKVTVVDTVANDGKGEVLARLDNPGKLGQVTWSPDGKTLGLISGQDVHDPSEGRLMVAPAEGGPLVDLLPDAPIHVKAFAWNGNDLIAVSDDDLGTRISLIRRSQTGASETVLFSDQAVNVSAFDLVGSTLAFVVDTPAHPPDIYVATLTPDGTLQDQGTGLQGKLRRLTDSNPWLKTVELAEQTAETFTARDGLKLRGVLIKPLGVTENEPSRGRHPLILAVHGGPEARVPNGWVTSYANPGQVAAARGFAVFYPNYRGSTGRGVAFSKLGQGDAAGKEFDDLVDAVDHLVNLGLVDSTKVGITGGSYGGYATAWCSTFYSERFAAGVMFVGISDKVSKVGTTDIPNEEYLVHALKRPWEDWTFMLERSPIFHATKSKTPLLILHGKEDSRVFPGQSMELYRILKTLGQAPVRLIFYPGEGHGNRRSHSRYDYHLRTLAWMEHYLKGPGVTAPPPPMEIEYPPIVAPASGSSQP, encoded by the coding sequence ATGTTGAGAAAGAAAATCGAATTGCAAAACCCGTTCCGAGTTGAGCGAGTTGGCTGGCGGGTCGTGACAGTCGCATTGGCAGCGGCGTTGACGTTGGTGGGGGGGGTGTGGAATACGTTCCCGGCGTGGGGCGAGGGTCTGACGCCTCAGCAGGTGGCGCGTCTCAAGCTGGCAACCGGGGTGGTGGTGAGTCCCGATGGCGGCACGGTGGCCTATTCGCTGGCCAATCCGCGGATTCCGGGAGTTGACGAGGATGGCCCGGCCTTTTCGCACCTTTGGGTCGCCGATGTCCAGGGCACCGACAAGCCGCGGCCTTTCATCACGGGTCAGGCGTCGGTCTCCTCTCTTTCGTGGACTCCTGACGGCAAGGGAATCGCCCATTTGGCCCGTCGCGGTGGGGACACCAAAACGGCTCTTTATGTGATCCCGATCGACGGCGGCGAAGCTCGCAAGCTCTTCGAGGCGGAAACCGACCTGTCCGGCTACGCCTTTTCCGCCGATGGTCGGCAACTCGCCTTTTTGTCCAAGACGCCTACCCCCAAGCAGGTGGAAGATCGCCGCAACCAGGGGTTTGTCCAGGAAGTTTATGAAGATGGGTTGTTGCCTACCCGCGTAGGGGTGGTGACGATGGAACCCGACGGCATCATCAACGCGAAGGCCCGTTATCTCGACCTGGACGGATCGGCTTCGGAGCTGCACTGGTCGCCGGTCGCGGGTGACTCCCGCTTGGTCGTGGCGCTGGCTCCCACGCCGACGGTGGACGACGATTACATGGCACGCAAGGTGACTGTGGTGGACACCGTCGCCAACGACGGCAAGGGGGAAGTCCTCGCCCGTTTGGACAACCCCGGCAAACTCGGCCAGGTGACCTGGAGTCCTGACGGCAAGACCCTGGGACTGATCTCGGGGCAGGATGTCCACGACCCCTCCGAAGGACGTCTCATGGTCGCGCCTGCCGAAGGCGGTCCCCTCGTCGATCTCCTGCCAGATGCGCCAATTCATGTTAAGGCGTTCGCCTGGAACGGGAACGATCTCATTGCCGTGTCTGACGACGATCTGGGAACTCGAATCAGCCTGATCCGGCGGAGCCAGACCGGCGCGAGCGAGACCGTGTTGTTCAGCGACCAAGCGGTGAATGTCAGCGCATTCGACTTGGTGGGCTCCACCTTGGCTTTCGTGGTGGACACTCCAGCGCATCCTCCGGACATTTACGTGGCGACGCTGACCCCGGATGGAACACTTCAGGATCAAGGGACCGGTCTGCAAGGCAAGCTGCGACGTTTGACTGACTCCAACCCCTGGCTCAAGACGGTCGAACTGGCCGAACAAACCGCCGAAACCTTCACCGCGCGGGACGGCCTGAAACTGCGCGGGGTGCTGATTAAGCCGCTGGGTGTCACTGAAAACGAGCCGTCCCGAGGTCGGCATCCTCTCATTTTGGCGGTCCACGGCGGCCCCGAGGCGCGGGTGCCCAACGGCTGGGTCACCAGTTACGCCAACCCCGGCCAGGTGGCCGCGGCGCGGGGGTTCGCGGTGTTTTATCCCAACTACCGTGGCTCGACCGGGCGGGGCGTCGCCTTCTCCAAGCTGGGTCAAGGCGACGCGGCCGGCAAGGAGTTCGACGACCTGGTGGACGCGGTCGATCATCTGGTGAACCTCGGATTGGTCGATTCCACCAAGGTGGGCATCACTGGCGGCTCCTACGGCGGTTACGCCACCGCCTGGTGTTCAACCTTTTACTCCGAGCGATTTGCCGCCGGAGTCATGTTCGTGGGCATCTCCGACAAGGTGTCCAAGGTCGGCACCACCGACATCCCCAACGAAGAATATCTGGTTCACGCGCTCAAACGTCCCTGGGAAGACTGGACCTTCATGTTAGAGCGCAGCCCGATCTTCCATGCCACCAAGAGCAAAACCCCACTCTTGATCCTACACGGCAAGGAGGATTCCCGGGTCTTCCCCGGCCAGTCGATGGAGCTTTACCGCATCCTCAAAACTCTAGGGCAGGCTCCGGTGCGTCTCATCTTCTA